DNA from Candidatus Binataceae bacterium:
GCCGCGGGGATAGCGGCTTCTGAAATGGCCTCATGAACAGCGGCGCAATCAAAGCCGTGGTCTTCGACCTCTTCGATACCCTGGTCAAGTGGGAGCCCGAGCGGTTGCCGCTCCTTAACTGGCGCGAACACGCGACGCACAGCACGCTGCCGTGGATCCTGCCGTCGCTCGAGGAGAAGATGGGCGCGCGCTTCGATCTCGAGACCTTCCTCACCGTTTATCATGACGTGATCGACGAGATTAACGCCGAACGCGAACGCGAGGGGATTGAAATCACCTGCCAGCAGCGGTTCGAACGCACCTTCGAGCGCCTCGGCTACACCGATCCGTCCGAGCGCGGCCTTATCGCATTCCATCTGACCCGCGTCCACATGGACGGCGTCCGCAAGGTCACCTTCGCGCCGCCCGAGCGTTCGGAGGCGGTGCGCCGCCTCGCGCCGCACTTCCGCCTGGGGCTGCTCTCGAATTTCGACGACGCGCAATGCGGGCGCGAGGTTCTGCTCGACACCGGCGTCGCCGGCCTGTTCGAGGCGGTGATAATTTCGGCCGAAGCCGGGCTGCGCAAACCCAACCCGCTCATCTACGGGCGCATCCTTGAGATGCTGCAGATCGAGCCGGATGCGGT
Protein-coding regions in this window:
- a CDS encoding HAD family hydrolase translates to MNSGAIKAVVFDLFDTLVKWEPERLPLLNWREHATHSTLPWILPSLEEKMGARFDLETFLTVYHDVIDEINAEREREGIEITCQQRFERTFERLGYTDPSERGLIAFHLTRVHMDGVRKVTFAPPERSEAVRRLAPHFRLGLLSNFDDAQCGREVLLDTGVAGLFEAVIISAEAGLRKPNPLIYGRILEMLQIEPDAVLFVGDTPREDVLGPRRAAMRVAWVNKRGAPLPDGIPEPDLMVRDIAELPGLLGV